The DNA sequence CCGCGAGCATGACGTCATAACTTGCCCCGGAAATGATGGTCGAGAAGCGCAGGATGACGGCCACGATGAGCGCGCCCAGAAGATTGCCGAGTAGGCACAGGCCGAGGAGCTTCAACGATTGTAACCAACCGATGCGCTTGTGATAGGCACCGACGCTGACAACCATCATATTGGAGGTCAGCAGTTCCGAATTGGTGTAGTAGATGAGCACCAGCGCCCAGCCGAAAGTGGTTCCGGCCAGTACTTTGCCCGCCAGCAGCAGCCCCGGTCCGCCTTTGGAGCTTGCCCCCATGATGACCCAGAACGCGGTGAAAAAGACGCCGACCAGAATGCCTGCCATGGTTGCGCGCTGGATGTAGCGTCCGGTCATCTTGCCGGTCATGGTCTCTTTGCTGTCAAGCGCATCGAGCACGGTCGAGATGAACGCGCGTCCTGGGAACAGTGGTCTGGTCTCGTCCTCGGTCCTTTCGACCTCGGCGATGGTGGTCTTGATTTCGGATAATTTTCCCATGGTTCTTTCTGTGTTTTTGCTCTGTCTATTGATTGATTGGAACGCCAAAAAGTTCGTAGAACTTCATTATGGGCCTGTATGTTCGCCGATTGGTTGGAATATGGTATTTTTGTAACCAAGAACACATGGCAGTTGTGAGAGACGTCACAAATAGCTTGTCATTGCTTTCTTTACGACGCGCCGATGACCCAAGGTCTTGAGAATCATGTATAGTTCTTATCTGTTGTGCGGATGTTGATCTGGTTCATTGAAACGATCGGTGTCCGACTTCGATGGTGGCCATAGCTCAGCAGGTAGAGCATCTGATTGTGGTTCAGAAGGTCGCGCGTTCGAACCGCGTTGGCCACCCCATCAATCCTCGGAATCGCAAGGTTCCGGGGATTTTGTCTTTGG is a window from the Bifidobacterium sp. ESL0745 genome containing:
- a CDS encoding formate/nitrite transporter family protein, encoding MGKLSEIKTTIAEVERTEDETRPLFPGRAFISTVLDALDSKETMTGKMTGRYIQRATMAGILVGVFFTAFWVIMGASSKGGPGLLLAGKVLAGTTFGWALVLIYYTNSELLTSNMMVVSVGAYHKRIGWLQSLKLLGLCLLGNLLGALIVAVILRFSTIISGASYDVMLAAANTKLNYLNSADGIGDLFVRAIFCNFCINIAMLMVYNGKLSNDFTKCIIMVVAVLVFTFCGFEHSVADSAMFLILGMYGVINAWKAILVIVVAILGNLVGGGILIGLNFATMNDERGITTATETNK